The following proteins come from a genomic window of Aquimarina sp. MAR_2010_214:
- a CDS encoding DUF4114 domain-containing protein translates to MKKITTLISILIALSGYAQQPFDCDEGNFYQVISGSLKAYDPITGSYSEALHTYSSTYNAGGYNPEDNYLYAIKRNDKHLLRIAKDMVVDLGAVTPAGTTVFGGGYAADVDADGNLWVYQNTNKKTFHKITNLKDYDGSSSPVFEVVEADQASPSTCADIAYINGALYGGSRGKLYKWELSSGTPVFSQKTVTNLPTSTFGAAYADANNRLYLSDNSGGLYLINDYESNTPTATLLNLTETTNSNDGFKCANGISPLDKDQDGALDSMDADSDGDGIMNITECNGIDPYGDDDGDDLYNSLDNDISGNGDNVVQDAFDRDSDGNPDFLDIDSDNDGIYDIVEAGQGDKDTNNDGIFNGSDSNFLDTDMDGLADAFDPDQTGSTFIPNDTDNDGIYDCYDIDSDNDGIVDIIEGQDSANYQRLSNIDQDKDGMDDAFDPDYAGTTNGTVNTDGTDTYDHLDTDSDNNGVSDSTEAYDSDGDGVAETTLSGVDNDNDGLDDSFDLRKSSFSPENGGQTPTSFPIPEICDRYNYLGDFSSNGKPLYLDGQDVVTQETIDQINNALPEGYPVPDFNPHYISSGYDTDIEVQEQADIWVTFIGEGAGYKNTLGFYTYDINNPSSSIPAPEDITIIFPNVSAVGSGGELEVGDKVKIGTFPPNTGIGWVLLANAWSDGCVGTGHWQLHSNPDYNPETDPSLRYHNVLLSDPDNERIILGFEDIRRDYTSCDQDFNDALFYITASPYTAISTDNCVDIDTATDVTSANNGGLESNGDLASLIAKRNFSRTKTNNIFNTKKSQQRFQPGMKSYKSGNKEDLSIYFPNTGIFGTESTYVSSPEDLLSITNAEAVFSVDYYKGNERVAAALATSTKGSIYDHSKTICDRLNGSKLLDVRTVTIKNHTLVSTRIERATGQIEYALTFSVKKGESENEIYSLWNIGNYPDGDYINFQVWGGSVPQVANIANHILDSFTTDKPMRSHKMSHRVPTVFVEKGAYSNGKLTLNIINKLGATHMTFNGNIRTTEQSKEHNMIETVALSGAYNEQITIETGYLFDIGFSIKGENSTQLDALYLADGPWGIDYQEQGVVIENFEVTKHDVTAQKNEYTIERNALVYGEVKETLNLFRNILAGELTLPVSNYDALQFEMYNDRDIEVILVTEDLTNWNNRLRYRIPATDEKTTHTISFSDFTNGNKENETFKKVRSIVFSVQGDYQNFTPFHLEVSDLAFTSTTTIDPETSVAVEEDQGDNDDEITQVETDEQITVTTLSNYPNPFKNKTTIRVPGNHKALEIVVIDMIGRTVRQERMALQNNTITFETKSLIPGVYYYILRGDNKQKYKGSFLIQ, encoded by the coding sequence ATGAAAAAAATAACTACCCTCATATCCATATTAATAGCCCTATCTGGATACGCTCAACAACCTTTTGATTGTGATGAAGGAAATTTCTACCAGGTAATCTCTGGATCTTTAAAAGCATATGACCCAATTACCGGTTCATATTCTGAAGCACTACACACCTACTCTTCTACCTATAATGCGGGAGGATATAATCCAGAAGATAATTATCTATATGCCATTAAGAGAAATGACAAACATCTACTTAGAATCGCCAAAGATATGGTTGTTGATCTTGGTGCTGTAACCCCTGCCGGAACTACAGTCTTTGGTGGTGGATACGCAGCAGATGTAGATGCAGACGGAAACCTTTGGGTATATCAAAACACCAATAAAAAAACATTTCATAAAATAACAAATTTAAAAGATTATGACGGATCTTCTTCTCCGGTTTTTGAGGTCGTAGAAGCTGATCAGGCCTCACCTAGTACTTGCGCAGATATTGCTTATATAAACGGTGCTCTTTATGGAGGAAGCAGAGGAAAACTATACAAATGGGAGTTGTCTTCAGGAACCCCTGTATTTTCACAAAAAACAGTAACCAATCTACCTACCAGTACTTTTGGAGCTGCTTATGCCGATGCAAATAACAGGTTATATTTATCCGATAATAGCGGAGGATTATACTTAATCAATGATTATGAAAGTAATACCCCGACAGCCACTCTTCTTAATCTTACCGAAACCACAAACTCTAATGATGGGTTTAAATGTGCCAACGGTATTTCTCCCTTAGATAAAGATCAAGACGGTGCTTTAGATTCTATGGATGCTGATAGTGATGGTGATGGTATAATGAATATTACAGAATGTAACGGTATAGATCCTTACGGAGACGATGATGGGGATGATTTGTACAACTCCCTGGATAATGATATTAGTGGTAATGGAGACAATGTAGTACAGGATGCTTTTGATAGAGACAGCGACGGTAATCCTGATTTTCTGGACATCGATTCTGATAATGATGGGATATATGATATCGTAGAAGCCGGGCAAGGCGATAAAGACACCAATAACGACGGAATCTTCAATGGTTCTGACAGTAACTTTCTGGATACCGATATGGATGGGTTAGCAGATGCGTTTGATCCTGATCAGACCGGAAGCACTTTTATTCCTAATGACACTGATAATGACGGTATTTATGACTGCTACGATATTGATTCTGATAACGATGGCATTGTAGATATTATTGAAGGTCAGGATAGTGCTAATTATCAAAGACTATCAAATATTGATCAAGACAAAGATGGTATGGATGATGCCTTTGACCCTGATTATGCAGGAACCACAAATGGAACCGTAAATACTGATGGTACTGACACTTATGATCATCTGGATACTGATTCTGATAATAATGGTGTATCTGATAGTACAGAAGCATATGATAGCGATGGTGATGGGGTTGCAGAAACTACATTATCTGGAGTTGATAATGATAATGACGGATTAGATGATAGTTTTGATTTAAGAAAAAGTAGTTTTTCTCCAGAAAACGGCGGACAAACTCCAACAAGTTTTCCTATTCCTGAGATCTGTGACCGATATAACTACTTAGGTGATTTTTCTTCTAATGGAAAGCCACTGTATTTAGACGGGCAAGATGTAGTGACACAAGAAACTATCGATCAAATAAACAATGCATTACCAGAAGGGTATCCGGTACCAGATTTTAACCCTCATTATATTTCTTCGGGTTACGATACCGATATTGAAGTACAGGAGCAAGCTGATATCTGGGTTACTTTTATAGGAGAAGGAGCGGGTTACAAAAACACATTAGGATTCTATACTTATGATATTAATAATCCGTCATCTTCAATACCCGCTCCAGAAGATATTACGATCATTTTCCCTAATGTATCCGCAGTAGGAAGCGGTGGTGAATTAGAGGTCGGTGACAAAGTAAAAATCGGTACTTTTCCTCCTAATACAGGAATTGGATGGGTATTACTAGCCAATGCATGGTCAGATGGTTGTGTAGGAACAGGACACTGGCAACTACACTCTAATCCGGATTATAATCCAGAAACAGACCCTTCACTACGATATCACAATGTATTATTATCTGATCCTGACAACGAAAGAATTATATTAGGTTTTGAAGATATACGAAGAGATTATACTTCTTGTGACCAGGATTTTAATGATGCATTATTCTATATCACAGCAAGCCCTTATACAGCAATTTCAACAGATAATTGTGTGGATATCGATACCGCAACCGATGTTACCTCTGCTAATAATGGTGGGTTAGAAAGTAATGGAGACTTAGCAAGCTTAATCGCTAAACGTAACTTTAGCAGAACAAAAACGAATAATATTTTCAATACCAAAAAATCACAACAAAGATTTCAACCTGGTATGAAATCGTATAAATCTGGTAACAAGGAAGATTTAAGTATCTATTTCCCTAATACAGGAATATTTGGAACGGAGTCTACTTATGTATCCAGTCCAGAAGATCTATTAAGTATTACCAATGCAGAAGCGGTATTCTCTGTAGACTACTATAAAGGAAATGAAAGAGTAGCAGCGGCATTAGCCACATCGACCAAAGGTTCTATTTATGATCATTCAAAAACAATATGTGACCGATTAAATGGCTCTAAATTATTAGATGTAAGAACAGTAACTATTAAAAATCATACGCTTGTAAGTACCAGAATAGAAAGAGCTACAGGTCAAATTGAATATGCACTAACCTTTTCGGTTAAGAAAGGTGAATCTGAAAATGAAATCTATAGCTTATGGAATATTGGCAACTATCCTGATGGAGATTATATAAATTTCCAGGTATGGGGTGGATCAGTACCGCAAGTAGCAAATATTGCGAATCACATCTTGGATTCATTTACAACCGATAAACCTATGCGTAGTCATAAAATGAGTCATAGAGTGCCTACCGTATTCGTAGAAAAAGGAGCATACTCAAATGGAAAACTAACTCTTAATATTATCAATAAATTAGGCGCTACTCATATGACCTTTAATGGTAACATTAGAACGACTGAACAATCAAAAGAACACAATATGATTGAAACAGTAGCATTATCTGGGGCATACAATGAGCAAATCACTATAGAAACAGGATATCTATTTGATATCGGATTCTCTATCAAAGGAGAAAACTCTACACAATTAGATGCATTGTATCTAGCAGATGGTCCTTGGGGTATCGATTACCAGGAACAAGGAGTAGTGATCGAGAATTTTGAAGTCACAAAACATGATGTAACAGCACAGAAAAATGAATATACTATAGAACGAAATGCATTAGTATATGGTGAAGTAAAAGAAACACTAAATCTTTTTAGAAATATATTAGCAGGCGAATTAACACTACCTGTATCTAACTATGATGCTCTACAGTTTGAAATGTATAATGATAGAGATATCGAAGTAATATTAGTAACCGAAGATCTTACAAACTGGAATAACAGACTTAGATATAGAATTCCTGCTACCGATGAAAAGACTACACATACCATTTCATTTTCTGATTTCACAAATGGCAATAAAGAAAACGAAACCTTCAAAAAAGTAAGAAGTATTGTGTTTTCTGTACAGGGGGATTATCAAAACTTTACTCCATTTCATTTAGAAGTATCGGATTTGGCATTCACCAGTACAACAACAATAGATCCCGAAACCTCTGTAGCAGTAGAAGAAGACCAAGGAGATAATGATGATGAAATCACACAAGTAGAAACAGATGAACAAATCACAGTGACTACGCTTTCTAATTATCCTAATCCTTTTAAAAACAAAACTACAATTCGAGTACCAGGAAACCATAAAGCATTAGAAATAGTAGTCATCGATATGATAGGAAGAACAGTGCGACAGGAACGTATGGCATTACAGAATAACACTATAACTTTTGAAACCAAAAGCCTTATCCCAGGTGTATATTATTACATCTTAAGAGGTGATAACAAACAAAAATATAAAGGTAGTTTTTTAATACAATAA
- a CDS encoding LemA family protein codes for MSGIMIIVFIVLGGVILLFLAGVSIYNSLVTKKNLMEEGWSSIDVFLKKRNDLIPNLMETVKGYASHEKELFENVTASRNLVQNANNVSDQGNAENALKNSMMNLFAIAENYPELKANQNFIEMQNELSAIEEEIEMARRYYNGTVKENNIAIESFPSNIISNMFNFDKGTFFEIKETSQREPTKVSF; via the coding sequence ATGAGTGGAATTATGATTATTGTTTTTATCGTTTTAGGAGGTGTTATTTTATTGTTCTTGGCAGGGGTTTCTATTTATAACAGTTTAGTTACCAAAAAGAACCTTATGGAAGAAGGATGGAGTAGTATTGATGTTTTTCTTAAAAAACGAAATGATTTAATACCTAATTTGATGGAAACCGTTAAAGGGTATGCAAGTCATGAAAAAGAGCTTTTTGAAAATGTTACTGCATCCAGAAACTTAGTTCAGAATGCTAACAATGTATCTGATCAAGGTAACGCAGAAAATGCATTAAAAAATTCTATGATGAATCTTTTTGCAATCGCAGAAAATTACCCGGAATTAAAAGCAAATCAGAATTTTATCGAGATGCAAAATGAGCTAAGTGCTATTGAGGAAGAAATAGAGATGGCACGTCGATATTATAACGGTACAGTAAAAGAGAATAATATTGCAATAGAAAGCTTTCCTTCTAATATCATTTCAAATATGTTCAATTTTGATAAAGGAACTTTTTTCGAAATTAAGGAGACATCGCAGCGAGAACCAACAAAAGTATCGTTTTAG
- a CDS encoding RHS repeat domain-containing protein, translating into MKRLCFLVIASLSISFSVLAQNDLLTNHFVPKITPPNVSAFQTVNLSNVNSYTGAANISIPVFNIQLGKINIPISIDYLSTGVKPNETSSNIGKNWSLNAGGSIIKIIKGTEDFSASFIQPYKAGANELVKYTDLCNPNTNNNILKRLGWLLQSVPFSTKDYLDMSSNCSDKSYSVADIINKSSIKRDEFPDLFIANAPGLSSKFTHRLNRSIMELEKQGNIITTYIGKSGIINFFPEFSMPMFPGINYTYDGGPARRLTCVNSIDITNVQGVKYKFNDLDVIQYVQRNMIDNVPNAGDDVRLTSQEISSYNLSSIEDTEGNKVEFIYEKYQVSQSEFKKRSSYFLSTNQTFSPQSLMSTEIKYPQLNRLKKIMYRTGNVEFFYTKSREDVIGDYALTSIVVRDIHNKIIKEVRLEQNYFISNNACSAPTCKNLKLEKIQVYGRNNEKLPPYQFTYNNTKLPERGSHYVDFLGYANNQVPSNFFGKSIIEGKESELIPSPILYFSPYKKRLSISPIKIYSDTYMTGGIISLASSKTYSKAGILEKVITPTGATQEYFYELNKFITEDGLEVTGGGLRIKKQQIKDELGQTQMKRYHYIDATGKSSGYLNNLPLYGIPKAYDNAYNIKKEVNQKIATAIQQGNIKLNIFSSPQTNIQLTNGSAIGYSKIIIEENNNGYEIQTFTSPKEFPIEEPAFNASYLGANAEIEIRYAYENGTFFQYFNNKDILLGKIKTISQYDNDNKLLSKKQMTYEYKVTETMKRVTKVYKSQMLSGVSPGEDYSFLFTTTLHSERNLNTKVLDTQFLRDKKISTDTKFIYDSSFPFVNEVITSSSKDTKLLVNRKFYPFQTDRFDGIDANDNAMNIALKNANRIGVPVMEKSFKKIGEQPESLLQTQRVTYKNFGQKILPHQFYSSKGAAGLQIRTTNKSYDDYGNLTSTIQLKGTPISFIWGYQNSLPIAKLENITYADIPSNIIEQLQNLSNSDVDSCNENTCTEESLRTNLNTLRSLFPNAMITTYTHDPFIGVTSITDNKGYTSYYTYDGLGRLKEAKDHDSYILSQYNYNFKNL; encoded by the coding sequence ATGAAACGATTGTGTTTTCTGGTAATAGCATCGCTATCTATTAGTTTTAGCGTATTAGCACAAAATGATCTTCTTACAAATCATTTTGTTCCAAAAATAACACCTCCAAATGTAAGTGCTTTTCAGACCGTAAATTTATCCAATGTAAATAGTTATACTGGTGCTGCTAATATTAGCATTCCAGTATTTAATATTCAATTAGGTAAAATCAATATTCCTATATCTATCGATTATTTGTCTACAGGAGTCAAACCAAATGAAACGAGCTCTAATATTGGTAAGAATTGGTCTTTAAACGCAGGAGGTAGTATCATTAAAATAATTAAGGGGACAGAAGATTTTTCTGCTTCTTTTATACAACCTTATAAAGCAGGAGCTAATGAATTGGTAAAATATACAGATTTATGTAATCCAAATACCAATAATAATATTTTAAAAAGGTTAGGTTGGTTGTTACAATCCGTTCCTTTTTCTACAAAAGATTATCTAGATATGTCTTCAAACTGCTCTGATAAGTCTTACTCTGTAGCAGATATAATCAATAAATCTTCTATAAAAAGAGATGAGTTCCCTGATCTATTTATAGCTAATGCTCCGGGACTTAGTTCTAAGTTTACACATCGTCTTAATCGAAGTATTATGGAATTAGAAAAACAAGGAAATATAATAACCACGTATATTGGAAAAAGTGGGATAATCAATTTCTTCCCAGAATTTAGTATGCCTATGTTTCCTGGTATCAATTATACTTATGATGGGGGACCTGCAAGAAGATTAACTTGTGTAAATAGTATTGACATCACCAACGTGCAAGGTGTTAAATATAAATTTAATGACCTAGATGTTATACAGTATGTACAAAGAAACATGATTGATAATGTCCCAAATGCAGGTGATGATGTACGATTAACTTCACAGGAGATTTCTTCATATAATCTTAGTAGTATAGAAGATACAGAAGGTAATAAAGTTGAATTTATTTATGAAAAATATCAAGTGTCTCAATCAGAATTCAAAAAAAGATCAAGTTATTTTTTAAGCACAAATCAAACTTTTAGTCCTCAAAGTTTGATGTCGACAGAAATAAAATATCCTCAATTAAACCGGCTTAAAAAAATTATGTATAGAACAGGTAACGTAGAGTTTTTCTATACTAAATCAAGAGAAGATGTAATTGGCGATTATGCACTGACTAGTATTGTAGTAAGAGATATTCATAATAAAATCATCAAAGAAGTTAGACTTGAGCAGAATTATTTTATTTCTAATAATGCATGTTCGGCACCTACCTGTAAAAATCTAAAATTAGAAAAAATACAGGTTTATGGCAGAAATAATGAGAAATTACCTCCATATCAATTTACATATAATAATACAAAATTACCTGAACGAGGAAGTCATTATGTAGATTTTTTAGGATATGCAAATAATCAAGTACCATCAAATTTTTTTGGAAAAAGCATTATAGAAGGAAAAGAAAGTGAATTAATTCCGTCACCTATTCTATATTTTTCTCCTTATAAAAAACGGTTATCGATATCTCCTATCAAAATTTATTCTGACACCTATATGACGGGAGGGATAATATCTTTGGCTTCGTCTAAAACATACTCAAAAGCAGGTATTTTAGAAAAAGTTATTACTCCAACAGGAGCTACTCAAGAATATTTTTATGAATTAAATAAATTTATTACTGAAGATGGCTTAGAAGTGACTGGAGGAGGGTTGCGAATAAAAAAACAGCAAATAAAAGATGAGTTGGGGCAAACTCAAATGAAACGATATCATTATATAGATGCTACAGGTAAATCATCTGGATATTTAAATAATTTACCCTTATATGGAATTCCTAAAGCTTATGACAATGCATATAACATTAAAAAGGAAGTAAATCAAAAAATTGCAACAGCTATACAACAAGGTAATATAAAACTGAATATCTTTTCCTCACCACAAACTAATATTCAACTAACTAATGGCTCTGCCATAGGATATTCTAAAATAATAATTGAGGAGAATAATAATGGATATGAGATACAAACGTTTACTTCGCCAAAGGAATTTCCTATAGAAGAACCTGCTTTTAATGCTTCTTATCTAGGTGCAAATGCCGAAATAGAAATTAGATATGCATACGAAAATGGCACGTTTTTTCAATATTTTAACAATAAAGATATACTACTAGGAAAAATAAAAACCATCAGCCAATATGATAATGATAATAAACTTTTATCAAAAAAGCAGATGACATATGAGTATAAGGTTACAGAAACAATGAAACGAGTAACTAAAGTGTATAAATCACAGATGCTTAGTGGTGTTAGTCCGGGAGAAGATTATTCTTTTCTTTTTACTACTACACTACATTCAGAACGTAATTTGAATACAAAAGTATTAGACACACAATTTTTACGTGATAAAAAAATTAGTACAGACACTAAATTTATCTATGATTCCAGTTTTCCTTTTGTTAATGAAGTGATAACATCAAGTAGTAAGGATACTAAACTTTTAGTCAACAGAAAATTTTATCCTTTTCAAACCGATAGATTTGATGGGATAGATGCAAATGATAACGCAATGAATATTGCTCTTAAAAATGCAAATCGTATAGGTGTTCCTGTCATGGAAAAATCTTTTAAAAAAATAGGAGAACAACCTGAATCATTGTTACAAACACAGCGGGTCACATATAAAAATTTTGGCCAAAAGATTTTGCCACATCAATTTTATTCATCAAAAGGGGCTGCTGGTTTGCAGATACGTACTACTAACAAAAGTTATGATGATTATGGAAACCTTACCAGTACTATTCAACTAAAAGGTACACCTATCAGCTTTATTTGGGGATACCAAAATAGTTTACCAATAGCTAAGCTAGAAAATATAACTTATGCTGATATCCCCTCTAATATTATCGAACAATTGCAAAACCTCTCAAATTCAGATGTTGATAGTTGTAATGAGAATACTTGTACAGAAGAATCGCTTCGCACAAATTTAAATACGTTACGTTCTTTATTTCCTAATGCTATGATTACCACATATACACATGATCCTTTTATAGGAGTAACCAGTATAACAGATAATAAAGGTTATACCTCGTACTACACTTATGATGGATTAGGAAGGCTAAAAGAGGCTAAAGACCACGATTCATATATCTTGTCACAATACAATTATAATTTCAAAAATTTATAA
- a CDS encoding glycosyltransferase family 4 protein: MMLNVYAAYDVFPSSKGSSTHIKEMISELSTHGDELRLLCLRGNDKLPAVQRHENILIKRYYSEEKLNYLEKASLFSEEIFLEIERNEKDIKIAHFRDIWSGMGIIAHKNIKSVFEVNALTSIELPYRYPNLTDDFLSKLRSLEQKCLTNSDVIITPSDTTKKLLVSDYKILENKIKVIPNGAHVPESFERPNDAPNNYIIYFGALQRWQGIEVLLKAMTFLQDYEDLKLVICSSVKEKAFKPLQKLIEKLEISDRVIVKSKLQREELYNYIHFAKLSIAPLKACDRNIIQGCNPLKILESMACETTVVASDLPVVRELVSEKEAMLVEPDRELDLARCIRFLLDTPEERMVLSDRALKKMKKEFTWQIQVKKLNQVYEDLRN; encoded by the coding sequence ATGATGTTAAATGTTTATGCTGCTTACGATGTGTTTCCTAGCTCAAAAGGATCATCTACACATATAAAAGAAATGATATCTGAGTTGTCAACGCATGGGGATGAACTTAGATTATTATGTTTAAGAGGGAATGATAAACTCCCTGCGGTTCAAAGGCATGAAAATATTTTAATTAAGAGGTATTATTCTGAGGAAAAATTGAATTATTTAGAAAAAGCTTCTCTGTTCTCTGAAGAAATCTTTTTAGAAATTGAAAGAAATGAAAAGGACATAAAAATTGCTCATTTCAGAGATATTTGGAGTGGTATGGGAATCATAGCACATAAAAATATCAAGTCAGTTTTTGAGGTTAATGCATTAACCTCAATAGAATTACCTTATAGATATCCAAATCTTACAGATGATTTCCTAAGTAAACTTAGGTCTTTAGAACAAAAGTGTCTCACAAATTCAGATGTAATTATAACGCCTTCAGATACCACAAAAAAGCTATTGGTGTCTGATTATAAGATTCTTGAGAATAAGATTAAAGTGATTCCTAACGGAGCGCATGTTCCAGAGTCTTTTGAAAGGCCAAATGACGCTCCAAATAACTATATCATTTATTTTGGGGCTTTACAGCGATGGCAAGGAATAGAAGTGCTTTTAAAAGCGATGACCTTTTTACAGGACTATGAGGATTTAAAATTGGTAATTTGCTCATCTGTAAAAGAAAAAGCATTTAAACCGTTACAAAAACTGATAGAAAAATTAGAAATTAGTGATCGGGTGATTGTAAAGTCAAAATTACAAAGAGAAGAACTTTATAACTATATACATTTCGCAAAATTATCAATAGCTCCTTTAAAAGCGTGTGATCGAAATATTATTCAAGGATGTAATCCCTTAAAAATATTAGAATCTATGGCTTGCGAAACTACTGTTGTAGCATCGGATTTACCAGTAGTAAGAGAACTTGTTTCTGAAAAAGAAGCCATGTTAGTTGAACCAGATCGGGAGTTGGATCTAGCTCGATGTATTCGTTTTTTGTTAGATACCCCAGAAGAGCGTATGGTTTTGTCGGATAGAGCATTAAAAAAAATGAAAAAAGAGTTTACCTGGCAAATACAAGTAAAGAAGTTAAACCAAGTATATGAGGATTTAAGAAATTAA